gattttgaaaattctttcacttctttaaatgatttaagaaatcataGCATatggaattaacataagaacatcGTTGCATTTCCCTTTAATTTTAATGCATGATCCAGGATTGGGGTAATCAAATACAGTAATTGTAATCACCTGTAATTTATTACTCAAATACAAgtattcaaatgtatttgattacaCACCTCAATCTGATTacatgtaatgtaatttaacCCATTACAGTGAATTTTCTGCCTGTAAttatgattacttttgattactcTCTGATTACTGGAGGAATAGTATGACAACagggtataaatatataaatttacaatgtaaATGATTATCTAATATGCTTGCTTCACTTCATCTAGAGAATATTCCTAATAAGTTCAATGTATTCAAAAGCATTTCAGTTCATTATTATCCCGAAACAATTGAGAGATATGATAAATGCAATTTGTCATCTTATTAGTCTTAACTTATTAAAGGTCAATTACCCACTGTGTCACCTACATTATGTACAGTGAGGTTCAGGTATTGTGCACAGgtgagaaaatatgacatttagcagttaattaatataccaacaatttACATCATGCCCCTGGGTATTGCAAACATGACATgcctgaattgaaatcaaaatgtaattattagATTAAGGCTAATTTATACTTCAAAATGCACTGTCAGAGATTTTGTGAGCAGTCCCTTCTCTGCAACCAACCATTCCTTTCAACACTTTACTGAAAGATGTCATAGTGGGTGCTGAATTACTTCATTTTATCCAAGAGTTGGTCTGGGCACAGAAAGGCCAAAATGTAAAACGTGCCCATCCATAAATTCTGTGGGAGCATTGTTGATATCTAACTTTTCAACCTATCTGAAGATAAGTTTTTACACAGCTTTTACTAAAGGtaattgattttatataaaaaatacctGGAAGCATAAATTCCGAATATATTAGagaatgaaaattatgtttttagtttgtTTGCCTCAGCTTTCAATAAAGgttaaataaatgcaataaatttcAAAAGTTAATGATGATTAGTGCAATAAAAGCCTACAGTGGGAGACAGTGCCAAAAATGAAGTTTCTCGATTCCCAGACTTAcgaatcattaattgcattgtcAAATTTGTAAAAGTTAAACCCCATATATTCAGTTACTGCCTATATACCTAACATTGCCTATAGTATATTTCTGTCGTCCAAACAAATGGTAATATTAAAAGTAATCAAATGTAATCATGATTACTAGAGTGCTAGGAATGTAATGTAATCAATTACTGATGCAAATGTAGAGTAatcaaatgtaattgtaattagaaAATACCAAAGTAATTGTAATGTAATCAATTACTGACACATGTAATCAGCCCCAAGCCTGAATGCATccatatttttataattgaaatgtaatgaaactttgtaCATTTTGCACAAATACAAATATGGTTAATCTATGTGCGTGTGATTTTTCGATAAAACACCCTTTCTAGTTTTTCCTATATGATCAGAATCTTAGAACTTTCCGAACACACCTCGTATATAAGAATGACAATTTCACACaataaattaaaatcaatatCTTATCAAACATATATCCACTAGAATtagactttttttcaaaaatgaatttgtcTCCCTTCACAATTCTTTCCTAGTTCAACGGTTTATTGTAAGACAAACATAGACTCTCGAATACGGGTTTTCTAGCTTCTTCTGGAACATAAACTTTTAGACTGAAGCAGAAGAAACGCTTTGCTGATTTGATCGTCTTAACTTTCGTGAAAAATGGTTGCTCCGAAACGCACATATTCAGTTTTTAATAAGTAGACTTTGCAATTATTCTATTCTCCTTGTTACAGTGCCTTTTCTGTGTATGGAAAGATAACAAAACAAagtttcttatttatatatacgCTAAAAACAATGATGTCAATAGTTCATGTATTTTCGTATACCATGTAGTATTTTAAAAGGCTTCTACTTTAAGTATTCCATCATAAGTGTTAGTTAACATCTGTTCAACATTTTCCGACTTTATGTTGTCCACTGATTTCCAGTACTCTTCTACATACGCATACCACCTTTTAACATTTTCCTCTGAGTAATTCGATAGCTCATTGGCTATTCTAGCTATCATATCGTCAACTGTTTCTGCAGAGTCTGAATCATTCCCAGTGTCTTCAGCAATGTCCATTAAAAGAGCAAATTTCAGTTTTGAGAATTCTTCTTGAACTATGTTCACGATTGGCTTCTTTAACATGGAACAATAGTGTTCCATAATTGCCAATTTTGAAGCATGAAAACGACGCTTAATTCCGCTATCGTCTGCAATTTGTTGTTCCAGCAATTCCGAGAGTGGCAGAAAACTTTCTTCCGGCGGATGTAGTATGATTCCGAAATATTTGGTAGTTCGTCTGATTTTCTCCAAGACCGGGAACGGGTTGCAGACGAGTTCTAACAAAGTTTTCGATGCTTCCTGTAGAGTTGATGCAGGTATGTGGCTAATTATGTTGTTTTCTGGAATTATATAATTACGAAGGACTCCAATCTTCAAGTTCTCAGCTAATTTTGACAGGACTTCAAGAGCGTAATAACCCACTTGATCATATGACCAAGCAGATGAAGATTCTTCTTCGCACAACCAGAACATCTGCGTTTTTAAACAGTACGATGACACTTTATCGATGTTTTGTAAAGCTGTTTTGAACAACATTTTAGCAATGATATAACTTCCTCTCTGTGCAAATGTAAAGCTCCGAGCGAGTATTTTCTCAACTGGTGCGAAAGAATAACGCCATTCTTCATTTGGATTTGGACTAAGTGTGTGGGGTACAGCAACAACGAAACATCCGGTTGATTTCACCTTTTCTATTGTTTCGCGGTTTGGCCAATCACTCGTCTTCGATTCTAGTCGTTTGATCCATTCGGCTGCAACAAGCGGCCATGACTGACATTTGATAGACAGGACTACATCAACCTCTTGTCCAGTGCGGGTTATATTACCCGGATGTACCTGAATCTTTGTGCATGATATCGCTGGACCGTGCacatacttttttatttcaatagtaTCTGGCTTTTCAAAGAAACCAGGAATTACTTCTGTATAAGGAACGTTCATTTTTGCTATCTTTACTCCATCATGATATATGTTTACATCCCCTGAACAATCTTCATTAAAACGCATTCCAACAAATTTGCCAGTTATTGTCGATTTAAGTCTGCAGTAACCTGGATGACTTGCGTCGTAGATTTCCAAGAAATGTACTTCTTTATTCTCGTCTGCTTTAAAATCTTCATCTGCTAGATCCCGATCCCTTGCTTGGTAGTGTTTCAAAATCGGCATAGTGTCATAATCCGACATAGCGTAAATTGCATCACCGCCATCCACCGATGTGACAGTCACAGATAAGCCCTCGTACTGGCTGCCGATAAACTGCACGTCGCTCACTTCTGGCGGCATAGGTTTATCCTGCTTGTACTTGATCTGTGTAAGTTCCGTGTATAACCTCAGTTTGTACGATCTCCTTACAACCGGCAATGGAAgaagatattttaacataaacaGCGAAACTTTTCTTTTAAGATCCGACATCACTAATCTTTCCACTATACTTCTTTATGTGTCAGTTTAAATATAGCTCTCGTTAACCCTGTACAGTGCGTTTTTTTTCCCAATATATTAACTTATTCTGTAAttcttaaatatacatgtataatataccaTTTCTCTTCGCTAGATAGGTGAAAAGGTCGCCGTAGATGTACATGTAGTATTTATTTACGCTCCAATATAAAAATCCAGTCAAGCGATGCGTTCACTGACATAAGTATGTACGCACACTACTTTCGCTTTCGTGTCTCGCAGTTCTACAAACGTGTTGTTTTATGTGCAAATCAATGCTGAATGTATATAGTTCCGCTCCGCAGCAACAGctattattgaaatattgaacgGTGCGCAGTGCGCATAGAAACAGAAAACGAACAGCAAGTACCTATTTGATATAGGTAGTTTATAACAAAATGTAGGTACATCACGTTAAAATGTCACAAAGTAAAGTTTAAGAACAATATACACTATATTATCCATCAGAAAGTCCCGAGTTCATTTTTCCTTTCACCGTGTTTATCTCACACAACTTATGTAATGTCTTTCTGTCACTAAAAAtggtattttactatatatatatatatatatatatatatatatatatgtatgtttctaATGTTGTTTGTCTCGGGCTAAGAAAATCAGCCATTGACATTTCCTATTTTtctaaaagatataatcaaaggTGTGATAATTAAACCTGACACCTTAATGACCACTTTGAGAAACCGTCATACACCTTATCACATTGAGATCTGCCAAAAACCTGTCATAAAGGCGACAAgtcttttttcttaatttttatttcatcatttattttttgccaaaactgaaaaaatgatAGTGAAACCAAAGAAAGTTGAAAAATCAAATCCAAACATAAAGTCACATGTTACTTTCTGTCACCGAACATATATTTAGAATAACTGATTTTATAAAATAGATGATTTCacataaaagatatatatatgtgTTTAAACCTAAATAATATACTcagccaacaaaaaaaaaaaaaaaaaaaaaaaaaaaaaaaaaagaaagtaccCACTTTCACTTCTTAATATCTCTTTTGATATTATGTTAACACAAATATAAGTAATAAACAATGTAAATGGTAATTGTTGGAGTTCCTAAGTTTTATCAGTAGTAAACCATGCCCTTCGGCTAAAGACCTAATTTAGTGGTTTTGCACGTGCGCCTCGTGCAGCACATGTCGATTCTGATGGTAGTCTCTGACTGAACCGATTGTGACCGAAAATAAGTCacaattgaataaaaaatatcaagTCAAACAAAAATGCCAAGACTGAATAATGATCAACGACACCAAGCTATCGGGATGCTAAATGCAGGTACGTCAGTAAATGCTGTATCCCGGCTGTTTGGTTCCACTCGAAAGACGACTGATCATTTGCGGAGACGATTCCGTTTCATGGGAAACGTCCGCAACCGTCCCCGCTGGACGTGAGAGAGTTTACCGCCGTCGGGGAGAGCGTTATGCCGATGCGTGCGTCATTGAGAGGTACCGTTTTAGAGGCGGTTCAGTCTTAGTTTGGGGTGGGATAATGAGTGGTAACAAGACTCGTTTAATCGTGATTAACTGAAACATCAATGCCCAGACTTATATCAACGATGTTCTTGCAGCAGAGGTTCTTCCTTTCATTCAGCACCATGGTCCGAATGTCGCCCGATAACGCCCAGCCTCATACAGCTGCAGCAACTCGACGGTTTTTGGCGGCTAATAACGTCAATGTGTTACACTGACCTGCGAATAGTCTCGACTTGAACCCTATAGAGCACATCTGGGACTAGTTAGAGCGTCGTGTTCGAACAAGTCATGCAATAAACACAGTAAATGATCTTGCCTTACAAGTTGAATGGAACAATTTGCCTGTGCCGTTTATACAGCGTTACGTCAATAGCATACACCGACGTATCACGACGTGCATTGCACAAAATGGTGGACACATGAGAAACTGACTCCTATCCTTAACTTACAATccctttcaaaatgattttaaacctTCCCTGCTGGTAAACCGAGTCTTCTTAAGTCTCATTTTTGAAATCGACCCCTATGTCATATCGCTCAAATTGTTTCAATGAAAGAAATATCGCAGCGACTTCAAATTTTCACGGAATGTCACACaggaatagataaaaaaaaatagtcagaATATATGTTAATTCAAGCTATATAGATAGAAGTGTACGATGGGTACTTTCTTCTTTGGCTGAGTATATAAATGAGATAAAACGAAACGAATAAAAAACCAACACGTAAcacctttttatttcaaaagctgAAAACGAcctgaaaagaaatgaaataaatagtacactgtacatgtatgttgtttcCCTGTAAAATTGTTGTTGGCGTCCCCGGTCTGCGGCCGACTACTGTAATCAACACTTGTTTGGGGGCATGGATAAGCGAAATATTCTGGAAGATTCAACGAAACTTCTCCTTAAACTTTGTCAAAGTTTTGGAAAGAAAACCGTGGTAATGTGAAGATTTGTCTTTGATGGGAATGTAACAAAACTTGCTCAAATTTAACAGCCTTCTATGGTTATTCGCACGACAAAATCTGTATTGGCGCGATAGCGTTGCCAGAGTGcttatataatttttgaaagatATGGGCATCGGAGGGGTTCTTATTATCCACGGACTCTATTTGCATTGAAGATTTGACGCATGTTTACAAAGACTGCGGTTCGAATCCTGTTTGCACCGTTATAAATGATAACtgcttttttgtcatttttttctctttccaTGTCATTAACATAATATGCGAAGTACATTATTTTAAACTGATTCTTTTTGTGTTGCGATAATGTTTGATCCACACGTGTATTAGGTCACTTGGGCAAtattaatataaatggttttttgtttcatataaaattcagtcaCTTTAGGACCATAAATAGATACATGtactttctagattttcactcagGCAGAGACCTATATTTTCCTAGGACATGTATACATGACTGCTTCAGAAAATCTGAAAGAAAAAGGCGCGTTGAATATCATGCATTAAATAGTCATCAGATGAAAGATACCCACATACTGTCACACTTCAGAAACAAGTCAACAGAATGAGCACCCTGCAAGTTAACACTCGGTAAAATGCAAACTTCAGCATGAAAAGTGTTTCATCTTGTGTAAAATATAGTTCATGCGTTAAATCAAGTCCTTTTGGCCACCGCTTTACGCGCAAATGCGGTTGATCTGGAAAAAGTAGGATCTACTTGATAGGGACTTTTTACGGCTACACCATGAATACATATCTGTGACTGTCATTTAGATTTTATAATTAATAAGCACTTATTGTGCGACAAATCTGTATTGGCGCGATAGCGTTGCCCGAGTGcttatataatttttgaaagaGATGGGCGTCGGAGGGGTTCTTATTATCCACGTACTCTATCTGAATTGAAAATTTGACGCATGTGCAGACAAAATTGACAGAAAAAGGCCAAACATTTGTTCTGATTTTTCTTTGTGCCTGCCAATATCAGAAACACAAATTACCCTTTCTCAAATCATTTGAACTGTAGTTTGGTGATTAGCTCCAGCCAGTGTATTCAAGATGAAATCACTTAGCACATTATACACTCATATTCTGAGCAAAATACACTATCTGATAGGTGTTTTTTAAGCGTTTTGCAAGTAGTATTACATCCTTTGCCTTTTTAGAGAAGCGTGACTTAATTCTTAATATCTAAACTGGTATATTAGCTTTAACTAACACAACCAACAACGTTtaaacaagagaaccatgatggtcctgaatcgctcacctgtccccacatgaacatgagtataacgtcgttttttttctattatttgacatagtgacctagtttttgagcccatgtgacctagttctgaacttgacctagatatcatcaagataaaaattccgaccaattttcatgaagatccatcgaaaaatatggcctctagagaggtcacaaggttttgctattattttacataatggcctagtttttaaaggcatgtgacccagtttgtacttgacctagatatcatcaaggtgaacattctcaccaattttcataaagatctcatgaaaaatatggcctccagagaggtcacaaggtttttctatttttagacctactgacctactttttaatcgcatgtgacccagtttcgaacttgatctagatatcatcaaggtgaacattttcaccaattttcatgaagatccattgaaaaatctggcctccagagaggtcaaaaggtttttctatgtttagacctagtgacctagtttttgaccgcagttgacccggtttcaaacttgacctagatatcatcaa
The sequence above is a segment of the Mercenaria mercenaria strain notata chromosome 3, MADL_Memer_1, whole genome shotgun sequence genome. Coding sequences within it:
- the LOC128555721 gene encoding uncharacterized protein LOC128555721, which gives rise to MSDLKRKVSLFMLKYLLPLPVVRRSYKLRLYTELTQIKYKQDKPMPPEVSDVQFIGSQYEGLSVTVTSVDGGDAIYAMSDYDTMPILKHYQARDRDLADEDFKADENKEVHFLEIYDASHPGYCRLKSTITGKFVGMRFNEDCSGDVNIYHDGVKIAKMNVPYTEVIPGFFEKPDTIEIKKYVHGPAISCTKIQVHPGNITRTGQEVDVVLSIKCQSWPLVAAEWIKRLESKTSDWPNRETIEKVKSTGCFVVAVPHTLSPNPNEEWRYSFAPVEKILARSFTFAQRGSYIIAKMLFKTALQNIDKVSSYCLKTQMFWLCEEESSSAWSYDQVGYYALEVLSKLAENLKIGVLRNYIIPENNIISHIPASTLQEASKTLLELVCNPFPVLEKIRRTTKYFGIILHPPEESFLPLSELLEQQIADDSGIKRRFHASKLAIMEHYCSMLKKPIVNIVQEEFSKLKFALLMDIAEDTGNDSDSAETVDDMIARIANELSNYSEENVKRWYAYVEEYWKSVDNIKSENVEQMLTNTYDGILKVEAF